The Vicinamibacterales bacterium genomic interval CGCACGCCCGCGGGCGCCTCGTGGTGACGAGCGACGGCGATCTCCAGAACGACCCCCGCGACATCGAGCGGATGGTGCAGCTCGCCGACCGTGGCGAGTTCGACATCGTCTGCGGCTGGCGCAAGGACCGGAAAGACACGTTCGTCAACCGGCGGCTGCCGTCGATGGTGGCCAACTGGATCATCTCGCGGGCCACGGGCGTGGCCCTCCACGACTACGGCTGCTCGTTGAAGGTCTTCCGAGCCGAGGTCGTGAAGTCCCTCCGCTTGTACGGCGAGATGCACCGCTTCCTGCCGGCCATCGCCAGCGAGCAGGGCGTGCGTATCACCGAGGTGGAGGTGAACCACCGCGCCCGCCAGGCAGGCGCGACCAAATACGGCATCTCCCGCACGGTGCGCGTGGTCCTGGACCTCGCCACGGTCAAGTTCCTCCTCAGCTACTCGACGCGGCCGCTGCAGATCTTCGGCCTGCTGGGCCTCGTCGCCGGCGGGCTCGGCGCGCTGGTGACGGGCTACCTGGGCTGGGTGCGACTGGTGCTGCACCAGCCGATCGCGGATCGTCCGCTCCTGCTCCTCGGCGTGCTGCTCGTCTTCACCGGCGTCCAGCTGGTGACGTTCGGCCTGCTCGCGGAGCTCATGGCCCGGACCTACTACGAGTCGCAGAACAAACCCACGTACGTCATTCGCGAGATCCGGCAGAGCGAGCCGTCGGCGGATCCTCCGGCGCTCGCGGCAGTGCGCTGATGCCGGCGGGCGAGCGGCCGCACGATCCCCGGATCACGGTCATCCAGCAGGAGCTGTTCGACGAGCGCAAGTCGCGCGTCGCCAAGTACCAGGACCTCGTGGTCGGCCGGCCCGGGCTGGGCGCGCTCGTCGCCTACGAGCTCGTGATGCTGCTGGCCTCATGGGTGCCCGGAGCCCTGGGCCTGTTCCTGCGCGCCAGGCTCTATCCGCTGGTGATCGGCACGGTCGGCCGCAACGTCGTCTTCGGCGCCAACGTCACGCTGCGCCACCCGCACAAGATCGCGATCGGCGACAACGTCGTCATCGACGATCAGTGCTGTCTCGACGCGAAGGGCACCGACAACCGCGGCATCGTCCTCGGCAGCGGCGTCTTCGTCGGCCGGAACACGATCCTGAGCTGCAAGAACGGTGACATCCTCGTCGAGGACCGCGCGAACCTGGGCTTCAACTGCGAGATCTTCTCCGCCTCCACCGTCAGGGTCGGGTCCGATGTCCTGATGGCGGCCTACACCTACCTGGTCGGCGGCGATCACCTCTACGACCGCACCGACATCCCGGTCCTCCAGCAGGGGCGCACGGCGCGTGGTATCGAGGTCGGCGCCGGCAGCTGGCTGGGCACGCACGTCGTGGTCACCGACGGCTCGCGGATCGGCCGCGACGCCATCGTCGGCGCCGGCGCGGTGGTCGTCGGCGAGATTCCCGAGTTCGCGATCGCCGTCGGCACGCCTGCCAAGGTCGTGCGCGATCGGCGGGAGGCCGTCCCGGGCTCCGAGCCCCGAGCCCCGGGACCCGTCGGAGCGTAGCGTCCGATGTGTGGCATCGCCGTCATCGTCGAACGCGACGCCGCCCGCGTGGCGCCGGAGGCGGACCTCATCGGCATGGTGCGGGCGCTGACCCATCGTGGTCCGGACGACGAGGGCCGTCTGCACCTCCCGGGCGCCGCGCTGGGCATGCGGCGGCTCGCCATCGTGGACGTCGCCTCGGGCCAGCAGCCGATCTCGAACGAGACCGCCGACCTGCACATCGTCGCCAACGGCGAGATCTACAACCACGAGGAGCTGCGCGACCGGCTCGAGGCCCGGGGCCACCGGTTCCGGTCCCGAGCCTCCGACATCGAGGCGCTGCTCCACGCCTACGAGGAGTGGGGCGCGGACTTCCTGGGCCAGGTCCGCGGGATGTTCGCGCTGGCCATCTGGGATGCGCGGTCCAAGACCCTCTTCGCCGCGCGCGACCGGGCCGGCGAGAAGCCGCTGTACTGGACCGAGACCGAACGCGGACTGTTGCTGGCTTCGGAGGTGAAGGCCCTCCTGACGCGGCCGGAGGTGGAGCGGACCCTCGATCACGAGGCCCTCGACCAGTTCCTGACCTACGAGTACGTGCTGGCGCCGCGGACGATGCTGGCGGGCGTCCACAAGCTGCCGGCGGCCTCGTGGCTCCGGGCCCACGGCCGGGACGTCGTCGTCGAGCGTTACTGGGATCCGGCCACGGTGGCGGTCCGGTCGTGGTCGGACGACGACGCCGCCCAGGCCGTCCGCGAGACGCTCGGTCGCGCCGTGCGCAGCCAGCTGATGTCCGAAGTGCCGCTCGGGGCGTTCCTCTCAGGGGGCATCGACTCGAGCAGCATCGTCGCGCTGATGAGCGAGGGCACCGTGCAGCCCGTCCGCACCTTCAGCATGGGGTTCGAGGATGGCTCGTACAACGAGCTGCCGTACGCGCGTGAGGTGGCGGCCCTCTACGGCACGGCGCACACCGAGCAGCTCGTGACGGCCAACCTGGTGGAGCTCTTCGACCGGCTGGTGCCGCACTTCGACGAGCCGTTCGCCGACGTCTCCCTTTTTCCGACCTACCTGGTGTCCCAGGTGGCGCGGGCCCACGTCACGGTGGCGCTCAGCGGCGACGGCGGGGACGAGCTCTTCGGCGGCTACGACACCTACGAGGCGCACGCCCTGGCGTCGCGGTTCCAGGCCATCGGCGCGCCGCTCGTGCCCGCGCTCGCCGCCGTCGGCGCCGCGCTGCCCCCCAGCGGCCAGAAGAAGGGCCTGGTGAACACGTTCAAGCGCTTCATCGGCGGGGTCGCGATGCTGCCGGCGGACCTGGAGCACTACCGGTGGATGATCTACCTGGACGCGCACCGGCGGCGGCGGCTCTACACCCGCGACCTCCAGGCGTCGCTCGGCGCGAGCGACGTGTACCGGCCGGTGCGGGACGCGCTCAGGCACGCGGGCGGGGACGACGTCCTGAACCGCCAGCTCTACACCGACCTCCAGCTGTACCTCGCCGACGACATCCTCGTGAAGGTCGATCGCATGAGCATGGCGACGTCGCTCGAGACGCGCGCGCCGTTCCTCGACGCCGACGTGATGGAGCTCGCGTTCTCGATGCCCGGCCGCCTCAAGATCCGCAACGGCCAGCGCAAGTTCGTCCTGAAGCGCGCCATGCGCGGCCTCGTACCCGGCCGCATCCTGGATCGGCGCAAGCAGGGGTTCAGCATCCCGCTCAAGAACTGGCTGCGCGACGAGCTCCAGCCGCTGATGCGCGATCTGCTGTCACCGGCCCGTGTGGCCGCCCGCGGCCTGTTCGAGCCGGCCGAAGTCACCGCGCTCGTCGAGGCGCACGTGGCCGGGCGCGAGAACCACGCCCACACGCTCTTCCCGCTGATGGTCTTCGAGCGCTGGGCGTCGGCCAACCTCACCTAGCGGCACGGGCGCCAGGGTCAGAACCAGCGGGGGTCGCCGAACCATTCGGGACGCCGTCCCGCCAGGTACCAGCCCACGCCGGAGGCGGCGGCCACGATCCCGAACGTGGCCGCGATGATGAAGGCGCGTCCCGGGCGATACCCGGCGAGCGCGGCGGCCGCGAGCAGCAGTGTCGCCATCCCATAGCCGAGCGCGAGGCCCCGGAACTCGCCCCGTCGCTGCTGGGCGCGGCGCGCGCGCGTCACCGTCTCCGCCTCCGCGCGGGCGGGCTCGGACGCGGTCGGCCCGGGCGCCTGGCGCAGGAGCCGGCCGAAACGCTCGGCCATCGCCGCGAACTCCGGGTCGCCAGCCAGGTGCTCGTCCACCAGCGCCCGGGAATCGGCGCTCACGTCGCCCGCGAAGTACCCGGGCAGCAAGTCGAACACGACGTCACGGGACACGGTCATCACGGATCTCCGGAGCGGAACGAGGGACTGAGGCGGCCCAGCACGGCGCGCGCGCGGTGGATGCGGGACTTCACGGCGCCCAGCGAGATGCCGAGCCGGGCGGCGATGTCCAGGTACGACCAGCCCTCGGCATGGAGCAGCAGGGCCCGTCGATCCGCGGGCGCCGCGGCCGCGAGGGCCTGGCGGACTTCTCGGAGCCGCCAGCCGGCCTCGGCCTCGGGCCCGCGTGCGACGGCCTCGCCGGTCGCGGCGTCGAGCGGGAGGAGCCTGCGATGGCGCCGGTGGTGGTCCCGCCAGAGGTTGCGCGTGATCGTCATGAGGTAGGCGCGGACGCTCGAGGCCGCGACGCGGTCGCGCGCCGCCCAGGCCCGGATGAACGTCTCCGACGTCAGATCATCGGCCTGCGCGGGATCGCCCGTCAGGAAGAGGGCGAAGCGCCTGACGTCGGCGTGGTGCCGGGCGTAGAGGCTGGCCAGTTCGTCCATGGGCGTCAGGGGAGAGACGCGCGCGACGGCCGAAATGTTACGGAGTCGGATACCGCCGGTCGACGTCCAGGCGCTCCGTGGCCTCCCGCTCCGGCGACCAGTCGAGCTCGCCGGCCATGGCGCGGGCCGCCTCTCGTACGGCGTCAGGCCCCGGGTGGCCGGCGGTCCCGGCATCCGTCCGGCGCAGCAGGACGTCGGCGAGGGTCACCGCGCACTCGTTGCGGACGGCGTGCAGGACCTCGGCACGGGTGACGGGACAGGCCGCCGACAGCGGCGTCAGGTCGGCCGGCTGGACGCCGGCACCGGAGGCGACCTCGGCCCAGTCGCTGCCGTAGGCCCGCGCGAGCCGCTCGCGAAGGTCGGCCGTGGCGCCGGGGACCGGGCGGCGCCGCGCCTCGGTCACGAGGGCGTCGACCGTGTCGAAGGCCGCCGAGGCCGCGCGCAATGGCGTCACCGGGGCGGGCGCGCCGACGCCGATCTGCCGGCACACCACATCGATGGCCTGGCGGGCGGTGTGGCCGGCGGTGGTGTACCGGACGCTGAAGATCGACACGAGGCCTGGGCGGCCGTCGCCCGTGTGATCCACGACGGCGCTCTCCTTGAGCAGGGCCACCGACGATCCGCGCGCGGCCACCATCGGGAGCAGGCCCTTGTGGACGAGGCGGATCGTGCCCGGTCCGATGCCCGCCCGCGGAAAGGCGAGCTGGACGTCTCGCAAGAGCGCCTGGACGTGGTCCGGGGTCCCGTACTCCTCGTCGGCGCCACCCGCGTGCGGGTCGTGGCTGGTGCCCACGATGGTCACGTCGCGCCACGGCACGGCGAGGAGCATGCGGCCCCCGACGACGCCCCCGCACGCGTGGTGATCGGTCACGCGCGCCACGACCAGGTTCATCGCCCGGGACAACCGCGGCGCCGGGCCGTCGGGCGCGCCGGTCAGCGTCCGGACCACGGCCGCGGCCCACGGGCCCGTCGCGTTCAGCACCGCCCTGGTGCGGATGTCCCACGTCTCCGACGTCAGCACGTCGCGCGCCTGGAGCGCCGCGACGCGGCCGCCCGCGAGCGCGAGCCCACGCGCGTCGACGTAGTTCGCCACGACGGCGCCGAGCCCGGCCGCGGACCGTACCGCCGCCAGCAGCAACCGTTCGGCGTGGCGCATCTGGTAGTCGTACCAGACCGCCCCGCCCGTGACGCCGGCCGCGTCCACCAGGGGGTTCAGGCGAAGGCACTCGGTCCGCGACACGACACGGCCGCGCGGCAGGCGCAGCGCCGGATCCGCGATGCCGTCGTTGCGATCCCAGCCGACCGCATCGGTGACCGCGAGCGCGACGCCTAGCGCCAGCGCGTTGCGCGTGGGATGGTGCGCCGTCGGCACGCAGAAGGGGAGTGGGTCCACGAGGTGGGGCGCCATCGACGCCATGGCGCGCCGCTCGCGGATGAAGCGGCGCATCTGGACGACGTTCAGGGACTGCAGCGAGCGCAGGCCTCCGTGGAGCGTGCGCATGCTGTTGGCCGACGTGGCGCCGCCGAAATCGCCGCGGTCCACGAGGGCGACGCGCAGGCCCCGACGCGCCGCGTCCCACGCGGCGAGGGCCCCGTAGATGCCGGCGCCCACGACGACGAGATCGAACGTCGCGTCGGCAAGGCCCCTGAGGTCACGCTGCATCGTGCGTCAGCGGCATTGTACGATACGGGCCGTGACGACCGAGGCCATCCGCCGCTACTGGAACGAGCGCATCCACGATCTCGAGATGACGTCCCATCCCGTCGGGACGAAGGAGTTCTTCGCGGACCTCGACGACTACCGCTTCGACAAGCTGCGCTACCTGCCCCAGCTGGTGGACTTCGCCGGATTCCACGGCCAGGCGCTCCTCGAAGTCGGCTGCGGCATCGGCACCGACCTGGCCCGCTTCGCGCGGGGCGGGGCCCGGGTGACGGGAATCGATCTGTCCCAGACGGCCATCGATCTCGCGCGGGCGAATTTCGACGGGCTCGGCCTGGCCGGCGATCTCCGCGTGGCGGACGGCGAGGCCCTGCCGTTCGACGATGCCAGTTTCGACGTGGTCTACGGCCACGGGGTGCTGCAGTACGCGGCGGCCCCGGAGCGGCTCATCGCCGAGGCGCACCGCGTCCTGAAGCCGGGCGGGCAGGGCATCTTCATGGTCTACAACCGCGTGTCGTGGCTGAACGCGCTCTCCAAGGTGATGAAGGTGCCGCTCGAGCACGAGGACGCGCCCGTGCTTCGAAAGTATTCGATCGGCGAATTCCGGGCCCTGCTCCGTCCGTTCCCGGAGGTCCGCCTCGTGCCCGAGCGCTTCCCGGTGAAGTCGCGCCTGCACGGCGGCTGGAAGGGGGTGGCGTTCAACACCCTCTTCGTGGGCACGTTCAACGCCTTGCCGAGGGCGTGGGTCCGGCCGCTGGGCTGGCACTTGATGGCGTTCTGCCGCAAATAGCGACGGGCGGCCGGCCGGGCCGTGGGCCCCGGGCCGGCGGGTTGGCCTCGCGGGTCGACACCTGTAGAATCAAGGGTCTAGATGGCTCAGGTCTACGCGGCGAAGTATCTCGCCAAGGCGGCGCTCTCCGCGCCCAAGGACATGGTCAAGGCCGTGGTGGCGAAGTACACGCCGCTGCACCCGACCGTCTTCATCTTCCACTGCACGTTCGTGTGCGACGCCCGCTGCGAGATGTGCAGCAACTGGACGCGCGGGAACCGGAAGCAGGACATGACGCTCGAGCAGATCGAGCGCG includes:
- a CDS encoding glycosyltransferase family 2 protein translates to MSPEISVVIPIHNEAPNVRPLYDELMATLGATGRRFEVIVVDDGSTDDSFAQLAALQAADPRLRVIRFRRNFGQTAAFAAGFAHARGRLVVTSDGDLQNDPRDIERMVQLADRGEFDIVCGWRKDRKDTFVNRRLPSMVANWIISRATGVALHDYGCSLKVFRAEVVKSLRLYGEMHRFLPAIASEQGVRITEVEVNHRARQAGATKYGISRTVRVVLDLATVKFLLSYSTRPLQIFGLLGLVAGGLGALVTGYLGWVRLVLHQPIADRPLLLLGVLLVFTGVQLVTFGLLAELMARTYYESQNKPTYVIREIRQSEPSADPPALAAVR
- a CDS encoding acyltransferase, which encodes MPAGERPHDPRITVIQQELFDERKSRVAKYQDLVVGRPGLGALVAYELVMLLASWVPGALGLFLRARLYPLVIGTVGRNVVFGANVTLRHPHKIAIGDNVVIDDQCCLDAKGTDNRGIVLGSGVFVGRNTILSCKNGDILVEDRANLGFNCEIFSASTVRVGSDVLMAAYTYLVGGDHLYDRTDIPVLQQGRTARGIEVGAGSWLGTHVVVTDGSRIGRDAIVGAGAVVVGEIPEFAIAVGTPAKVVRDRREAVPGSEPRAPGPVGA
- the asnB gene encoding asparagine synthase (glutamine-hydrolyzing) yields the protein MCGIAVIVERDAARVAPEADLIGMVRALTHRGPDDEGRLHLPGAALGMRRLAIVDVASGQQPISNETADLHIVANGEIYNHEELRDRLEARGHRFRSRASDIEALLHAYEEWGADFLGQVRGMFALAIWDARSKTLFAARDRAGEKPLYWTETERGLLLASEVKALLTRPEVERTLDHEALDQFLTYEYVLAPRTMLAGVHKLPAASWLRAHGRDVVVERYWDPATVAVRSWSDDDAAQAVRETLGRAVRSQLMSEVPLGAFLSGGIDSSSIVALMSEGTVQPVRTFSMGFEDGSYNELPYAREVAALYGTAHTEQLVTANLVELFDRLVPHFDEPFADVSLFPTYLVSQVARAHVTVALSGDGGDELFGGYDTYEAHALASRFQAIGAPLVPALAAVGAALPPSGQKKGLVNTFKRFIGGVAMLPADLEHYRWMIYLDAHRRRRLYTRDLQASLGASDVYRPVRDALRHAGGDDVLNRQLYTDLQLYLADDILVKVDRMSMATSLETRAPFLDADVMELAFSMPGRLKIRNGQRKFVLKRAMRGLVPGRILDRRKQGFSIPLKNWLRDELQPLMRDLLSPARVAARGLFEPAEVTALVEAHVAGRENHAHTLFPLMVFERWASANLT
- a CDS encoding zf-HC2 domain-containing protein — its product is MTVSRDVVFDLLPGYFAGDVSADSRALVDEHLAGDPEFAAMAERFGRLLRQAPGPTASEPARAEAETVTRARRAQQRRGEFRGLALGYGMATLLLAAAALAGYRPGRAFIIAATFGIVAAASGVGWYLAGRRPEWFGDPRWF
- a CDS encoding RNA polymerase sigma factor, which produces MDELASLYARHHADVRRFALFLTGDPAQADDLTSETFIRAWAARDRVAASSVRAYLMTITRNLWRDHHRRHRRLLPLDAATGEAVARGPEAEAGWRLREVRQALAAAAPADRRALLLHAEGWSYLDIAARLGISLGAVKSRIHRARAVLGRLSPSFRSGDP
- a CDS encoding FAD-dependent oxidoreductase, coding for MQRDLRGLADATFDLVVVGAGIYGALAAWDAARRGLRVALVDRGDFGGATSANSMRTLHGGLRSLQSLNVVQMRRFIRERRAMASMAPHLVDPLPFCVPTAHHPTRNALALGVALAVTDAVGWDRNDGIADPALRLPRGRVVSRTECLRLNPLVDAAGVTGGAVWYDYQMRHAERLLLAAVRSAAGLGAVVANYVDARGLALAGGRVAALQARDVLTSETWDIRTRAVLNATGPWAAAVVRTLTGAPDGPAPRLSRAMNLVVARVTDHHACGGVVGGRMLLAVPWRDVTIVGTSHDPHAGGADEEYGTPDHVQALLRDVQLAFPRAGIGPGTIRLVHKGLLPMVAARGSSVALLKESAVVDHTGDGRPGLVSIFSVRYTTAGHTARQAIDVVCRQIGVGAPAPVTPLRAASAAFDTVDALVTEARRRPVPGATADLRERLARAYGSDWAEVASGAGVQPADLTPLSAACPVTRAEVLHAVRNECAVTLADVLLRRTDAGTAGHPGPDAVREAARAMAGELDWSPEREATERLDVDRRYPTP
- a CDS encoding class I SAM-dependent methyltransferase, with the translated sequence MTTEAIRRYWNERIHDLEMTSHPVGTKEFFADLDDYRFDKLRYLPQLVDFAGFHGQALLEVGCGIGTDLARFARGGARVTGIDLSQTAIDLARANFDGLGLAGDLRVADGEALPFDDASFDVVYGHGVLQYAAAPERLIAEAHRVLKPGGQGIFMVYNRVSWLNALSKVMKVPLEHEDAPVLRKYSIGEFRALLRPFPEVRLVPERFPVKSRLHGGWKGVAFNTLFVGTFNALPRAWVRPLGWHLMAFCRK